One Candidatus Hydrogenedentota bacterium genomic region harbors:
- a CDS encoding Gfo/Idh/MocA family oxidoreductase, whose translation MHDHIDTNRPSRPFFISRRGFLAGATASLAMSAAVEALEEPFAAPPAWEQRSDKKIRIGVVGGGFGQSFHWHEHPNCIVEAVSDLRPDRLSQLQGKYKCQKAYESLEKLILDPAIDAVAVFTEAPNHARHVIDCMEHGKHVISAVPTCCRLEDAARMKEVKERTGLKYMMAETSSYRWETITARRLVKDGLIGELVYTEGEYYHPMDKASRDALWFYNGQRTWRYAYPPMLYPTHSTAFLVGVTGERLVKVSCIGWGDTEKDAALRDNAYNNPFTNGMAMFLTGQGHPFRCNVAWDIKAHGERAQWFGTKGAMYMPGSGGQPFVLQLPDRAYNGLPDYWHMVPEAMRYDTGHGSSHPFITNEFVMALVEDREPFVNLYEALAFTVPGIVAHESCFKDGEQLAIPSFDPPGLAPA comes from the coding sequence ATGCACGATCACATCGACACAAACCGCCCATCCCGCCCCTTTTTCATTTCCCGGCGCGGGTTTCTCGCTGGCGCTACGGCTTCGCTGGCCATGTCGGCGGCCGTGGAAGCGCTTGAGGAGCCTTTCGCGGCTCCCCCGGCCTGGGAACAACGCTCGGACAAGAAGATACGCATCGGCGTCGTCGGGGGCGGGTTTGGCCAGTCGTTTCACTGGCACGAACACCCCAATTGCATCGTGGAAGCCGTCAGCGACCTCAGACCGGACCGCCTGTCGCAGCTCCAGGGCAAGTACAAGTGCCAGAAAGCCTATGAGTCGCTCGAGAAACTCATCCTGGACCCGGCGATCGACGCTGTCGCGGTCTTCACGGAAGCGCCGAACCATGCCCGGCACGTGATCGACTGCATGGAACACGGCAAACATGTGATCAGCGCGGTGCCCACCTGCTGTAGGCTGGAAGACGCCGCGCGTATGAAAGAAGTCAAGGAGCGTACCGGCCTCAAGTATATGATGGCCGAGACCAGCAGCTACCGGTGGGAGACCATTACCGCCCGGAGGCTGGTCAAGGACGGCCTCATCGGCGAACTCGTGTACACCGAGGGCGAGTATTACCACCCGATGGACAAGGCCAGCCGCGATGCCCTCTGGTTCTACAACGGTCAGCGTACGTGGCGCTACGCGTATCCGCCGATGCTCTATCCGACCCACAGCACCGCTTTTCTGGTGGGCGTCACGGGCGAGCGGCTGGTGAAAGTATCGTGCATCGGCTGGGGCGACACCGAGAAAGACGCCGCCCTCCGCGACAACGCCTACAACAACCCCTTCACGAACGGCATGGCCATGTTTCTTACCGGCCAAGGCCATCCTTTCCGCTGCAACGTGGCCTGGGACATTAAGGCCCATGGCGAGCGCGCCCAGTGGTTCGGCACCAAGGGCGCCATGTATATGCCGGGGTCAGGCGGACAGCCGTTCGTGCTCCAATTGCCCGACCGCGCCTATAACGGCCTGCCGGACTACTGGCACATGGTGCCCGAGGCCATGCGGTACGACACGGGCCACGGAAGCTCGCATCCGTTCATTACCAACGAGTTCGTTATGGCATTGGTCGAGGACCGCGAACCCTTCGTCAACCTCTACGAAGCGCTCGCGTTCACGGTCCCGGGAATTGTGGCTCACGAATCCTGTTTCAAAGACGGCGAACAGTTGGCCATCCCGAGCTTTGACCCGCCTGGACTCGCCCCCGCGTGA
- a CDS encoding Gfo/Idh/MocA family oxidoreductase encodes MKKHESPETSRLSRRGFMRTTAAGASGIVLAGASSDVLASGPAWQQTSEKKIRIGVVGGGFGVSFHWHEHPNCIVEAVSDLIPERRERLQSKYACEKAYESLEELILDPAIDAVAVFTEAPNHARHVIDCMEHGKHVISAVPACCTLEEAARMKEVKERTGLKYMMAETSHYRWETITARRLHQDGLFGELVYCEAEYYHPGIGWANNDLSMRDGKRTWRWGLPPMSYPTHSTSFLVSVTHERLVKVSCIGTKKPDDPGFQDNAYNNPYVNAMAMFLTDEGHPFRCNVCWDIHAHGERAQWLGTNAAMYMPGSGGQPFVLQLPDRSINTLPDYWHMLPEKMRYDSGHGSSHPFLTNEFVMALVEDREPEVDLYEALALTVPGIVAQQSSFKDGEQLEIPSFDLA; translated from the coding sequence ATGAAGAAGCACGAATCACCAGAAACCTCAAGACTTTCACGGCGCGGGTTCATGCGGACGACTGCGGCCGGGGCCTCCGGCATCGTCCTGGCAGGCGCGTCTTCTGACGTCCTCGCGTCGGGACCGGCCTGGCAGCAGACCTCCGAGAAGAAGATCCGAATCGGGGTCGTGGGAGGGGGGTTCGGCGTCTCCTTTCACTGGCATGAACACCCGAATTGCATCGTCGAGGCCGTCAGCGATCTCATCCCGGAGCGCCGTGAACGCCTGCAGAGCAAGTACGCCTGCGAGAAGGCCTACGAATCGCTAGAAGAACTCATTCTCGATCCGGCCATCGACGCCGTGGCGGTCTTCACCGAGGCCCCCAACCACGCACGGCACGTCATCGACTGCATGGAACACGGCAAACACGTGATTAGCGCGGTTCCGGCCTGCTGCACCCTCGAGGAAGCCGCCCGCATGAAGGAGGTGAAGGAGCGAACCGGACTCAAGTACATGATGGCGGAAACCAGCCATTACCGCTGGGAAACCATCACCGCGCGGCGACTGCACCAGGACGGCCTCTTCGGCGAACTGGTCTATTGCGAAGCCGAGTACTATCACCCGGGCATAGGGTGGGCGAACAACGACCTCTCGATGCGCGACGGCAAGCGGACCTGGCGCTGGGGGCTCCCGCCCATGTCCTACCCTACTCACAGCACCTCCTTCCTCGTCAGCGTCACCCACGAGCGCCTGGTCAAGGTCTCGTGTATCGGGACAAAGAAGCCGGACGACCCCGGGTTTCAGGACAATGCCTACAACAACCCCTATGTCAACGCCATGGCCATGTTCTTGACGGATGAGGGCCATCCTTTCCGGTGCAACGTCTGTTGGGACATTCACGCCCACGGCGAACGCGCACAATGGCTTGGCACCAACGCCGCGATGTATATGCCGGGCTCCGGCGGCCAGCCCTTCGTGCTCCAGTTGCCTGACCGGTCGATAAACACCTTGCCCGATTACTGGCACATGCTGCCCGAGAAGATGCGCTACGACAGCGGCCATGGCAGCTCGCACCCGTTCCTCACCAACGAGTTCGTTATGGCCCTCGTCGAGGACCGCGAGCCCGAAGTCGACCTTTACGAGGCGCTGGCGCTGACCGTTCCCGGAATTGTCGCCCAACAATCGTCGTTCAAAGACGGCGAACAACTCGAAATCCCCAGTTTCGACCTTGCGTAA